The Leishmania mexicana MHOM/GT/2001/U1103 complete genome, chromosome 32 genome has a window encoding:
- a CDS encoding 33 kDa inner dynein arm light chain, axonemal,putative, producing the protein MNMPHLMRHIQDTGALLDTLFPIQRQSTAAVPPCCTGSPSCVSGDSEAAEEDAEQLVSVQTVSAAPAFREDVVALHATLQKRLEDRRARPTGLCPIRRALYCDLFSELVRQVTVEEPARGLLLARVREEAEHAIQVHAALLCEGQRFVAGKLMQEKQDALALKERIAALRQEKVALEVQKHELLETLKEMEQLFEEERQLRRKQRQDEVKYLRHANQQLSLRLKMETERESAATEVEGSSEAAPATS; encoded by the coding sequence ATGAACATGCCGCACCTCATGCGGCACATCCAGGACACCGGGGCACTGCTTGACACTCTCTTCCCCATTCAGCGGCagtccaccgccgccgtccctcCTTGCTGTACTGGGTCTCCTAGCTGCGTAAGTGGCGACAGCGaagctgccgaggaggacgcggagCAGCTGGTCTCTGTTCAGACGGTctcggcagcgcctgcgtTTCGCGAGGATGTTGTGGCGCTCCATGCTACACTGCAGAAGCGCCTCGAGGATCGCCGCGCGCGGCCTACGGGCCTGTGCCCCATTCGGCGCGCACTCTATTGTGACCTGTTCTCAGAGCTGGTGCGCCAGGTTACAGTCGAAGAACCGGCGCGGGGTCTCTTGCTGGCCCGCGTGCGAGAGGAAGCGGAACACGCCATCCAGGTCCACGCTGCTTTGCTGTGCGAAGGCCAACGGTTTGTCGCCGGTAAGCTGATGCAGGAGAAACAGGACGCACTCGCCCTGAAagagcgcatcgccgccctGCGTCAGGAGAAGGTGGCGTTAGAGGTACAGAAGCACGAGTTACTCGAGACACTGAAGGAAATGGAGCAGCTCTTCGAGGAGGaacggcagctgcggcgcaagcagcggcaggatGAAGTGAAGTACTTGCGGCACGCGAACCAGCAGCTGAGCCTGCGACTGAAGATGGAGACGGAGCGAGAGTCGGCCGCGACTGAGGTAGAGGGTAGCAGTgaggcagcgccagcgacgtCGTAA